In Zingiber officinale cultivar Zhangliang chromosome 6A, Zo_v1.1, whole genome shotgun sequence, a single genomic region encodes these proteins:
- the LOC121995537 gene encoding AT-hook motif nuclear-localized protein 28-like: MFFATFAAGSMKDEPFQRHYLHHHLQQQQQQQQQLQQRSVSDEVDSSRSSGETKRIKVDEPKEQAAAEGSTIEVAKRPRGRPPGSKNKPKIPVVITRDAEPSSAMRPHVLEIPSGHDVVDSLAAFSRRRNLGVCVISGTGAVANVTLRQPQFSGSVSAATIAFRGRFEILSISATFLPPAMAALSSAGTGGGLSISLAGPQGQVVGGIVTGPLVAAGTVVVVAAAFTKPTFHHLPAGDDASVSVSVSGDGSRGDMEEREQQLHAQRRHQGPADGVSAAMTSEPTGLSVYRSHAASDVIWAPMARPPQPPPF, from the coding sequence ATGTTCTTCGCTACCTTCGCCGCCGGCAGCATGAAGGACGAACCTTTTCAGCGTCACTATCTCCACCACCACctccagcagcagcagcagcagcagcagcagctgcAGCAGAGGAGTGTTTCTGATGAAGTAGACAGCAGCAGGAGCAGCGGCGAGACCAAGAGGATAAAGGTCGACGAGCCAAAGGAGCAGGCAGCGGCGGAGGGGTCGACGATCGAGGTGGCCAAGAGGCCGCGGGGGAGGCCGCCGGGCTCCAAGAACAAGCCTAAGATCCCCGTGGTCATCACGCGCGACGCGGAGCCGTCCTCCGCCATGCGCCCTCACGTCCTCGAGATACCCTCCGGACACGACGTCGTCGACTCGCTGGCCGCCTTCTCCCGCCGCCGCAACCTCGGCGTCTGCGTCATCTCCGGCACCGGCGCCGTCGCCAACGTGACCCTCCGCCAGCCCCAGTTCAGCGGATCCGTGTCGGCCGCCACGATCGCTTTCCGCGGCCGCTTCGAGATCCTCTCCATCTCGGCCACGTTCCTACCGCCAGCGATGGCAGCGCTATCGTCCGCCGGAACGGGCGGGGGCCTCTCGATCTCTCTAGCAGGGCCGCAGGGTCAGGTGGTGGGCGGAATCGTGACGGGGCCGCTGGTGGCCGCGGGGACAGTGGTAGTAGTAGCGGCCGCATTCACCAAGCCGACCTTCCACCATCTCCCGGCGGGAGACGATGCGTCAGTCTCCGTGTCGGTCTCCGGCGACGGCAGCAGAGGCGACATGGAGGAGCGCGAGCAGCAGCTGCACGCCCAGCGGCGCCACCAAGGGCCGGCGGACGGGGTCTCGGCCGCAATGACTTCTGAGCCGACCGGCCTCTCGGTCTACAGGAGCCACGCAGCGTCGGACGTGATTTGGGCGCCCATGGCTCGCCCGCCGCAACCTCCCCCATTCTGA